One genomic window of Polyangiaceae bacterium includes the following:
- the purD gene encoding phosphoribosylamine--glycine ligase, with the protein MQQPGSGLRILVIGGGGREHALAWRLAQSPSVAEVTLCPGNPAIPDLESVSGEPKAVALDRRPDLVVVGPEAPLCAGLADELRAAGLAVYGPGAAAARLEGSKAFMKEFCKRHGISTAAFEVVRSAEEVRAALDRFSARGEVPVVKADGLCAGKGVVVAETAEEALSASLEMLEGRFGDAGRTIVLEARLPGAEASVHAICDGERVLMLPAAQDHKRIGEGDRGPNTGGMGTYAPAPLVDAALLDRVREEVVMPVIRGMQQEGSPFVGTLFVGLMVSPAGEPEVLEFNVRFGDPETQVLMATLDGDLGRLLLSAAQGALRPEVVTVSSRHAMCVVMAAHGYPETPRKGDVIEGLEQAAEVEGSAVFHAGTSLRDGRVVTAGGRVLGVTATAADLAQARERAYTAVERIRFAGMQFRRDIGYRALGKV; encoded by the coding sequence ATGCAACAGCCTGGTTCGGGACTTCGGATACTGGTGATTGGTGGCGGGGGACGCGAACATGCGCTGGCCTGGCGTCTCGCCCAAAGCCCTTCCGTAGCAGAAGTCACGCTGTGTCCCGGAAACCCCGCAATACCCGACCTCGAGAGCGTCAGCGGGGAACCGAAGGCCGTCGCGCTCGATCGGCGCCCTGATTTGGTGGTCGTTGGACCTGAGGCGCCGCTATGCGCGGGGCTCGCCGATGAGCTGCGCGCCGCCGGATTGGCCGTGTACGGCCCTGGCGCTGCAGCCGCGCGCCTCGAGGGTTCCAAGGCGTTCATGAAGGAGTTCTGTAAGCGCCACGGCATCTCCACCGCTGCGTTCGAGGTCGTGCGCAGCGCGGAGGAAGTGCGCGCCGCGCTCGATCGCTTCAGCGCCCGAGGCGAAGTACCCGTAGTGAAGGCGGACGGTCTCTGCGCGGGTAAGGGCGTTGTCGTCGCGGAGACTGCCGAGGAAGCCTTGAGCGCCAGCCTGGAGATGCTGGAAGGCCGCTTTGGAGACGCCGGGCGCACCATCGTGCTCGAGGCGCGTCTGCCGGGAGCCGAAGCGAGCGTGCACGCCATCTGTGACGGCGAGCGGGTGCTGATGCTGCCCGCGGCGCAGGACCACAAGCGCATCGGCGAGGGCGATCGCGGACCAAACACCGGCGGCATGGGGACTTACGCTCCCGCGCCCCTCGTGGATGCAGCGCTGCTCGATCGCGTGCGTGAGGAAGTGGTGATGCCCGTGATCCGCGGCATGCAACAGGAGGGCAGCCCCTTCGTTGGGACGTTGTTCGTTGGGCTGATGGTCTCGCCTGCGGGGGAGCCGGAGGTGCTCGAGTTCAACGTGAGGTTTGGGGATCCGGAGACCCAGGTGTTGATGGCGACCCTCGACGGCGACCTCGGTAGGCTGCTGCTGAGCGCGGCGCAGGGCGCTCTGCGGCCGGAGGTCGTGACGGTGAGTTCGCGGCACGCCATGTGCGTGGTGATGGCGGCCCACGGCTACCCAGAAACACCTCGCAAAGGCGACGTGATCGAGGGCTTGGAGCAAGCCGCAGAGGTCGAAGGAAGCGCGGTATTTCACGCCGGCACTTCGCTCCGTGACGGACGCGTCGTCACTGCTGGGGGACGGGTGCTTGGCGTAACCGCTACGGCGGCTGACCTGGCTCAGGCGCGCGAGCGCGCCTACACGGCTGTCGAGCGGATCCGCTTCGCTGGTATGCAATTCCGTAGGGATATTGGATACCGCGCGCTCGGTAAGGTATGA
- a CDS encoding L-threonylcarbamoyladenylate synthase has translation MRRVVGERAALELLLLGEVVAVATESSFGLLADANNPRAVDRLLKTKHRDNKGIGLIVPGLPQWAHWVHDVPETARLLAEKFWPGGLTIVLPAAHTVDTRLTHAGTIGVREAGPSAARRLAKLSGLTLTATSANPPGEPAALDHTSAEQALPGVWVVVGHAPGGLPSTLVALDEGRARLIREGAVPRQAVGQVVALD, from the coding sequence ATGAGACGTGTGGTCGGCGAGCGCGCGGCGCTGGAACTGCTGCTATTGGGTGAGGTGGTCGCCGTCGCTACGGAGTCTTCATTCGGTCTACTTGCTGACGCGAACAACCCCCGTGCCGTCGATCGATTGCTGAAGACGAAGCACCGCGACAACAAAGGCATCGGCCTGATCGTACCGGGGTTGCCCCAGTGGGCTCATTGGGTACACGACGTGCCTGAGACCGCCCGTTTGCTCGCAGAGAAGTTTTGGCCAGGTGGGCTGACTATCGTGTTACCCGCGGCTCACACCGTGGACACACGTTTGACTCATGCAGGCACGATCGGCGTTCGTGAAGCCGGACCAAGCGCGGCTCGGCGCCTCGCTAAGCTGTCTGGACTCACGCTTACGGCGACGAGCGCGAACCCACCTGGGGAGCCTGCGGCGCTCGATCATACGAGCGCGGAGCAAGCGCTGCCCGGGGTTTGGGTCGTAGTCGGACACGCGCCGGGTGGATTGCCATCGACCTTGGTCGCGCTAGATGAAGGCCGTGCGAGGCTGATCCGTGAAGGTGCGGTTCCCCGGCAAGCGGTCGGCCAAGTGGTCGCGCTTGACTAA
- the serC gene encoding 3-phosphoserine/phosphohydroxythreonine transaminase gives MARVINFNAGPAALPLAALERAQAELLDLEGTGMSVIEHSHRGKAYDAVHQQTLALVRELLSVPDTHEVLLLQGGASMQFAMLPMNFLGEGQSADYVVTGSWSKKALSEAKVIGSARAAANVGVDGKFTRIPKASELELDPNAQYVHITSNNTIAGTQWFDFPETKAPLFADMSSDIMWRPIDVSKFGVIYAGAQKNIGPSGLALVIIDKALIAKEKETTPAILRYSTHASNNSLYNTPPTFSIYLMRNVLEVVKAAGGLAAMEKKNREKGAVLYGAIDADPDFYRCPVEKGSRSLMNVVFNLPTPELEAEFIKAATEKGMIGLKGHRSVGGVRASIYNAAEVAWVETLASFMADFRKGK, from the coding sequence ATGGCCCGAGTAATCAACTTCAACGCTGGTCCGGCAGCGCTGCCATTGGCAGCGCTCGAACGCGCTCAAGCAGAGCTTCTCGATCTCGAGGGCACTGGAATGAGTGTCATTGAGCACAGTCACCGCGGCAAAGCCTACGACGCTGTCCACCAGCAGACACTGGCTCTGGTGCGGGAGCTGCTCAGCGTCCCGGACACTCACGAGGTGCTGCTGTTACAAGGCGGCGCGAGCATGCAGTTCGCGATGCTGCCGATGAACTTCCTTGGGGAGGGGCAGAGCGCTGACTACGTCGTCACCGGCTCTTGGTCCAAGAAGGCGCTAAGCGAAGCCAAGGTGATTGGCTCGGCGCGCGCGGCGGCAAACGTCGGCGTCGACGGCAAGTTCACCCGTATCCCGAAGGCTTCTGAGCTGGAGCTGGATCCGAACGCCCAGTACGTCCACATCACCAGCAACAACACCATCGCTGGGACGCAGTGGTTCGACTTCCCGGAGACCAAGGCACCGCTGTTCGCCGACATGTCGAGCGACATCATGTGGCGCCCGATCGACGTCTCCAAGTTCGGTGTGATCTACGCGGGTGCGCAGAAGAACATCGGACCGAGCGGACTCGCTCTGGTGATCATCGACAAGGCGCTGATCGCCAAGGAGAAGGAAACGACTCCGGCGATCCTGCGCTACTCGACGCACGCCTCGAACAACTCGCTCTACAACACGCCGCCGACGTTCAGCATCTACCTGATGCGCAATGTGCTGGAGGTGGTCAAGGCAGCGGGTGGCTTGGCAGCCATGGAGAAGAAGAACCGCGAGAAGGGTGCAGTGTTGTACGGCGCCATCGATGCGGACCCCGACTTCTACCGTTGCCCCGTGGAAAAGGGCAGCCGTTCGTTGATGAACGTGGTGTTCAACCTCCCGACGCCTGAGCTCGAGGCAGAGTTCATCAAGGCAGCGACGGAGAAGGGCATGATCGGCCTCAAGGGCCATCGCTCCGTGGGCGGCGTGCGCGCTTCGATCTACAACGCCGCCGAAGTGGCCTGGGTAGAGACCCTCGCCAGCTTCATGGCTGATTTCAGGAAGGGTAAGTGA
- a CDS encoding phosphoglycerate dehydrogenase, with protein sequence MAKVLVSDSLSKQGLEILEKAAGIEVDYKPGLSEDELAACIGAYHGLVIRSGSKVTKKVLDAAENLRVVGRAGIGVDNVDVKEASRRGIVVMNTPTGNAVTTAEHALSLLMSMARKIPAACASMKEGKWEKKLFEGRELTGKTLGVIGLGNIGRILADRARGLHMEVIAFDPVVTSDRASELGVELVSLDELWRRADAISVHTPLTAETKNLVNDDTIAKMKDGVLLVNAARGGVYDEAALVRGLDSGKIGGVALDVFPEEPPGLSEIVKHPGSVVTPHLGASTKEAQLRVAVEICQQVIAYLTEGTITNSVNVPSVPRDMASTLGPYVTLAKRLGQFLGQVESLQPRAVELEFSGEAAGLKLAPVVNAALAGVLDQFLEEGVNPINAPMVAGDRGIDVRELKSTGKSGFATLVSLTVTGADGERVSVSGTLASDRGPRLVRWGDFDLDLLLEGAMLVMKNADKPGVIGNIGTILGENSINISRMQVGVHSSSESAASLWMLDSELNESTLEKIRGVNYVKQASKVVLA encoded by the coding sequence ATGGCAAAGGTTCTGGTTTCTGACAGCCTGAGCAAACAAGGGCTGGAGATCCTCGAGAAGGCCGCTGGGATCGAGGTCGACTACAAGCCCGGTCTCTCCGAGGACGAGCTTGCGGCTTGCATCGGCGCCTATCACGGCCTGGTGATCCGTAGCGGATCCAAGGTCACGAAGAAGGTGCTCGACGCCGCAGAGAACCTGCGCGTGGTGGGTCGCGCTGGCATCGGCGTGGACAACGTCGACGTCAAGGAGGCCTCTCGTCGCGGCATCGTGGTGATGAACACCCCGACGGGGAACGCCGTCACCACGGCCGAGCACGCGCTGTCCTTGCTGATGAGCATGGCCCGCAAGATCCCCGCCGCCTGCGCTTCTATGAAGGAAGGCAAGTGGGAGAAGAAGCTGTTCGAGGGCCGTGAGCTGACGGGCAAGACGCTCGGCGTCATCGGACTTGGCAACATCGGACGTATCCTCGCGGATCGCGCTCGTGGGCTGCACATGGAGGTCATCGCGTTCGATCCGGTTGTGACGAGCGATCGCGCTTCTGAACTCGGGGTAGAGCTGGTGAGCCTGGATGAGCTGTGGCGCCGCGCCGACGCCATCTCCGTGCACACGCCGCTTACGGCTGAGACCAAGAACTTGGTCAACGACGACACCATCGCGAAGATGAAGGACGGCGTGCTGCTCGTGAACGCGGCGCGCGGCGGCGTCTACGATGAAGCCGCGCTGGTGCGTGGTCTCGATTCTGGGAAGATCGGCGGCGTAGCCCTCGATGTTTTCCCCGAGGAACCGCCTGGTCTCAGCGAGATCGTCAAGCACCCGGGCAGCGTGGTGACTCCGCACCTTGGCGCCTCCACCAAGGAGGCTCAGCTGCGCGTCGCCGTGGAGATCTGCCAGCAGGTAATTGCGTACCTGACGGAAGGCACCATCACGAACTCCGTGAACGTGCCTTCAGTGCCCCGCGATATGGCGAGCACGCTAGGACCGTACGTGACGTTGGCGAAGCGCCTGGGCCAGTTCCTTGGACAGGTGGAGAGCCTCCAGCCTCGCGCGGTGGAGCTGGAGTTCAGCGGTGAAGCTGCAGGACTCAAGCTGGCGCCGGTGGTCAACGCCGCCCTCGCAGGTGTGCTCGACCAGTTCCTCGAGGAAGGCGTGAATCCGATCAACGCGCCGATGGTCGCGGGCGACCGCGGCATCGACGTGCGCGAGCTGAAGAGCACGGGCAAGAGCGGCTTCGCGACGCTCGTGTCTCTCACCGTGACCGGTGCAGACGGGGAACGCGTCTCCGTTTCGGGCACGCTGGCTTCGGATCGCGGCCCGCGCCTCGTGCGCTGGGGTGACTTCGATCTCGATCTGCTGCTCGAAGGCGCCATGCTGGTGATGAAGAACGCTGACAAGCCCGGCGTCATCGGAAACATCGGAACCATCCTGGGCGAGAACTCGATCAACATCTCTCGCATGCAGGTAGGAGTCCACAGCTCGAGCGAGTCAGCGGCGTCGCTCTGGATGCTCGACTCGGAGCTCAACGAGAGCACCCTCGAGAAGATCCGCGGCGTGAACTATGTGAAGCAGGCCTCCAAGGTCGTCCTCGCGTAG
- a CDS encoding FHA domain-containing protein has protein sequence MRFRLRFLLQEIDLSPGVTVLGRSPTCHVTLDDPLVSREHAQLSVRGNQVTVQDLGSRNGTLVNGEKLAGTQELRDGDRVRLGTQELVFYHLDDADRAAGRATGFMTRCAACGVPYPAEAGTCPNCGSDHRVEDDTVSGVVGATDQNWTLQLLIEVLQRAETVNRTEDVERLLERARANIEGRLAANHHVAPEHLDAVAVSASRLARRLGNARWGRWALDVFAAANRLPPEVVSVELHTLPPDSQGELRGSVERILAEVTEESAERRQALLRLAADLEA, from the coding sequence GTGCGATTCCGACTCAGGTTTTTATTGCAAGAGATCGATCTGTCGCCAGGCGTCACCGTCCTAGGTCGCAGTCCGACCTGTCACGTCACGCTCGACGATCCGCTGGTCAGTCGTGAGCACGCGCAGCTCTCAGTCCGTGGAAACCAAGTCACGGTCCAGGACCTGGGCTCGCGCAACGGAACCTTGGTGAACGGCGAAAAGCTAGCTGGCACTCAGGAGTTGCGCGACGGCGATCGCGTGCGCCTCGGCACGCAGGAGCTTGTGTTTTACCACCTCGACGACGCAGATCGCGCGGCAGGGCGAGCCACCGGATTCATGACGCGTTGCGCGGCGTGTGGTGTTCCTTACCCTGCGGAAGCGGGAACGTGCCCCAACTGCGGCAGCGATCACCGAGTCGAGGACGATACCGTGAGTGGCGTCGTAGGTGCCACGGATCAGAACTGGACGCTGCAGCTCTTGATCGAAGTGCTGCAGCGCGCCGAGACCGTGAACCGTACCGAAGACGTTGAGCGCCTGCTGGAGCGTGCTCGCGCCAACATCGAAGGCCGCCTGGCGGCCAATCATCACGTCGCGCCGGAGCACCTCGACGCCGTCGCCGTGAGCGCCTCCCGTCTCGCGCGGAGACTCGGCAACGCTCGCTGGGGGCGCTGGGCGCTGGATGTGTTCGCTGCGGCGAATCGCTTACCGCCCGAGGTCGTGAGCGTCGAGTTGCACACTCTGCCGCCCGACTCCCAAGGAGAGCTGCGGGGCTCGGTTGAGCGTATCCTTGCGGAAGTGACGGAGGAGAGTGCGGAGCGGCGTCAGGCGTTGTTGCGCTTGGCGGCTGACCTTGAGGCATGA
- a CDS encoding FHA domain-containing protein, whose product MKYRLRYLQHDFELSLGQFVIGRAAECQLSLDDPLVSRRHALLAVSDTEISVEDLGSRNGVLVNGEALSGSLVLKHGDRIQIGSQQMLLLRARDDRAQTQMRMEAATSADAVGLLGNLADKAFALGRGAEAERILSGYLDGVASDLNGGLEVSDRVVDQAAEYASRLALATGKGRWVDYIITLYSKLNRPCPAAVVDGLYSGLRKVDNIDRTRLRDYIAGLKKRANSLGPNERFLLSRLEGLERLAALK is encoded by the coding sequence ATGAAGTATCGCCTGCGGTACCTGCAGCATGACTTCGAACTCAGCCTTGGGCAGTTCGTGATTGGGCGCGCCGCGGAGTGTCAGCTTTCCCTGGATGATCCGCTAGTTTCGCGTCGCCATGCGCTGCTCGCAGTGTCGGACACGGAGATCAGCGTCGAAGATCTGGGCAGCCGCAACGGTGTGCTCGTCAATGGAGAGGCGCTCAGCGGAAGCCTGGTGCTCAAGCACGGCGATCGGATCCAGATCGGCAGCCAACAGATGCTGCTCTTGCGGGCGCGAGACGATCGAGCTCAAACCCAGATGCGCATGGAAGCGGCGACCTCCGCGGACGCGGTCGGGTTGCTCGGGAACTTGGCAGACAAGGCCTTCGCCCTCGGACGCGGCGCAGAAGCCGAGCGGATTTTGAGCGGCTACCTCGACGGCGTGGCGAGTGATCTCAACGGCGGCCTCGAAGTGAGTGATCGCGTGGTGGACCAGGCTGCGGAGTACGCCTCCAGGTTGGCGCTGGCCACCGGCAAGGGGCGCTGGGTGGACTACATCATCACCCTGTATTCCAAGTTGAATCGTCCGTGCCCAGCGGCGGTCGTCGATGGCCTGTATTCCGGACTTCGCAAGGTCGACAACATCGACCGAACGCGGCTGCGAGACTACATCGCGGGCCTTAAAAAACGCGCGAATAGCCTCGGCCCGAACGAGCGCTTCCTCCTCAGTCGCCTCGAGGGGCTGGAGCGCCTCGCAGCGCTCAAGTAG